A single genomic interval of Sceloporus undulatus isolate JIND9_A2432 ecotype Alabama chromosome 2, SceUnd_v1.1, whole genome shotgun sequence harbors:
- the LPAR5 gene encoding lysophosphatidic acid receptor 5 — MSAANITPCKDHSASHQLHLVGYSLIFIAGLLLNVAAIWIFLYYLKLKSVVSIYMLNLAVSDLLFTISLPFRIYFYYMGEWPFGTILCQISGSVFQINMYGSCLFLTCINLDRFIAIVYPLRWRHLRRPKVARLVCLVVWVLILMGSVPVAGVHRTTNCTRQNTSIILCFESFSDGRWQKGLFPLIILAEILGFLLPLTSVTYCSIRIFLKLCQVDSIQNVRQQKTIRMLVVNLVIFIICFVPYNVILAAYGLIKARVIQTEPEMRDSVRQALVVTVVLASMNCTLDPLIYYFNTEGFRNTLKKLSKGQAWDSETGTVHMRVTEEKPYKATARVKPGAKKFPVQDLILPSEGLPFAPPKLFLNSPIEDSEI; from the coding sequence ATGTCAGCTGCCAACATCACTCCGTGCAAGGATCACAGTGCCAGTCACCAACTGCACTTGGTTGGCTACAGCCTGATCTTCATTGCTGGTTTGCTGCTTAATGTTGCTGCAATTTGGATCTTCCTGTACTACCTGAAACTCAAATCAGTAGTGAGCATCTATATGTTGAACTTGGCTGTGAGCGATCTTCTTTTCACAATATCTCTGCCCTTCCGTATTTACTTCTATTACATGGGGGAGTGGCCCTTTGGAACCATTCTTTGCCAGATCTCTGGCTCTGTCTTTCAAATAAACATGTATGGAAGCTGCCTCTTCCTAACGTGCATCAACCTGGACCGCTTTATTGCTATAGTTTATCCACTACGCTGGCGCCATCTCCGGCGCCCCAAAGTTGCTCGGCTGGTCTGCCTTGTGGTTTGGGTCCTTATCCTGATGGGCTCTGTGCCAGTTGCTGGAGTCCACAGAACAACTAATTGTACCAGACAGAACACCTCCATCATTCTGTGTTTTGAAAGCTTTAGTGATGGCCGGTGGCAGAAGGGGCTCTTCCCCCTGATCATTCTAGCAGAGATCCTTGGCTTTCTCCTGCCTCTAACCTCTGTAACATACTGCTCCATCCGAATTTTTCTGAAACTATGCCAGGTTGATAGCATACAGAATGTGCGCCAGCAGAAGACAATCCGCATGCTTGTGGTCAACCTGGTCATCTTTATTATCTGCTTTGTACCCTACAATGTCATCCTGGCAGCCTATGGGCTGATAAAGGCTCGTGTAATCCAGACTGAGCCAGAAATGCGTGATTCAGTGCGCCAAGCTCTTGTTGTCACTGTGGTGTTGGCCAGTATGAACTGCACGTTGGACCCCTTGATCTACTACTTCAACACAGAGGGATTCCGAAATACATTAAAGAAACTGAGCAAGGGGCAAGCTTGGGACTCTGAAACTGGAACAGTTCACATGCGGGTAACAGAAGAAAAGCCCTACAAGGCTACAGCTCGTGTTAAGCCAGGAGCCAAAAAATTCCCAGTTCAGGACCTGATCCTTCCCTCTGAAGGCTTGCCATTTGCACCCCCTAAGTTATTTTTGAACAGCCCCATTGAAGACTCTGAAATATAA